The Peribacillus sp. FSL E2-0218 genome contains a region encoding:
- a CDS encoding Ig-like domain-containing protein, whose amino-acid sequence MRNKGILSLVAVGLFASSLSVDVVKAEGNENELVRKALESQMEKPLEKRFIESRTFNQLEREVKGSQAKSVEGFRKMSRSSSDDDYIYETEYNDDFGSADNSSFEKTTIGQLLPLYDVDFSKVAVPSDGVLLVAGSASSYAIDLGFAAVQKDYVDNNNLEYLGNKYEEDVELRAYDVKKGTYYIGVYDQDNDYDLDDNTEDDIYAIATGFVDDVKPNKPTVNKVDNNDKVVTGKAEASTTVTVKNGSKVLGSVKATSKGTYSIKIAVQKAGTKLSISAKDSAGNVSSSASVTVADVVAPSKPTIKKVDDNDKVVTGKAEASSTVTVKAGSKTLGSAKANSKGTYSVKIKAQKKGTTLTVTAKDKAGNTSSKATTKVVKH is encoded by the coding sequence GTGCGTAATAAAGGTATTTTGTCATTGGTTGCGGTAGGTCTATTTGCTTCGTCATTGTCTGTAGATGTTGTTAAGGCAGAAGGAAACGAGAACGAATTGGTAAGAAAAGCTCTAGAAAGTCAAATGGAAAAACCACTTGAAAAAAGATTCATTGAATCTAGGACGTTTAATCAACTGGAAAGAGAAGTTAAAGGTTCACAAGCGAAATCCGTTGAAGGCTTTAGGAAAATGAGCAGATCTTCCAGTGATGATGACTATATTTATGAAACCGAGTACAATGATGACTTTGGCTCAGCAGATAATTCGTCATTTGAAAAAACAACAATTGGTCAATTGCTTCCTCTATATGATGTAGACTTTTCCAAAGTGGCCGTTCCTAGCGATGGAGTTTTGTTAGTAGCAGGATCAGCATCCTCATATGCCATTGACCTAGGATTTGCAGCGGTACAAAAAGATTATGTTGATAATAACAACTTGGAATACTTAGGAAACAAATACGAAGAAGACGTTGAATTAAGAGCGTATGACGTCAAAAAAGGCACATACTACATAGGCGTTTACGACCAGGATAATGATTACGATCTTGACGATAATACAGAAGATGACATATATGCTATTGCAACAGGATTTGTAGACGATGTTAAACCAAATAAGCCAACTGTAAATAAAGTTGACAACAATGACAAAGTGGTGACCGGAAAAGCAGAGGCCAGTACTACTGTTACTGTTAAAAATGGAAGCAAGGTGTTAGGTTCTGTAAAAGCAACATCCAAAGGGACATACTCTATAAAGATCGCCGTTCAAAAAGCAGGCACGAAGTTGTCCATTTCAGCTAAAGATAGCGCAGGGAATGTAAGTTCAAGTGCATCGGTAACTGTTGCTGATGTGGTCGCACCTAGCAAGCCAACAATAAAGAAAGTAGATGACAATGATAAGGTGGTTACCGGGAAAGCGGAAGCAAGTTCAACTGTAACTGTGAAGGCAGGAAGCAAAACCCTTGGTTCAGCAAAAGCAAACTCTAAAGGTACCTACTCAGTCAAGATCAAAGCACAGAAAAAAGGAACCACGCTTACTGTAACTGCAAAAGATAAGGCCGGGAATACCAGTTCCAAGGCCACGACAAAAGTTGTAAAACACTAA
- the ssuD gene encoding FMNH2-dependent alkanesulfonate monooxygenase, producing the protein MNVFWFIPTGGDSRYLGTSKGGRDVDFDYMKQLAQAIDSLGYQGALLPTGRSCEDAWVTASSLLSVTSRMKFLVALRPGLMLPSVAARMTSTFDRLSGGRLLINVVSGSNPAEQVGDGITVDHDERYELTNEFLDVWRSLLAEEEVEYEGKHLHIDGGRLIFPPVQTPHPPIYFGGSSEKALSVAAKHCDVYLTWGEPVDAVKEKINRVKALAEKEGRTLTFGIRLHVIVRETEEEAWQAANELIKYVDDETIESAQRELSKHVSEGQRRMLALSSGSKDNLEISPNLWAGVGLVRAGAGTALVGDPITVAERLKEYQAVGIDTFILSGYPHLEEAYRVAELLFPHLPMNSIQEREQKQAAKFNHGVVIADSIHPTK; encoded by the coding sequence ATGAATGTGTTTTGGTTTATTCCAACAGGCGGGGACAGCCGCTATTTAGGGACATCAAAAGGCGGGCGTGATGTGGATTTCGATTACATGAAACAGCTTGCGCAAGCCATTGACTCTTTAGGATATCAGGGAGCTTTACTACCAACTGGACGATCTTGTGAAGATGCATGGGTAACGGCATCTTCGTTATTATCCGTCACTTCACGCATGAAATTTCTCGTAGCTCTTCGTCCAGGACTCATGCTGCCGTCCGTCGCAGCCCGTATGACGTCAACTTTTGATAGACTATCAGGGGGACGTCTCTTAATCAATGTCGTTTCAGGAAGTAATCCCGCAGAGCAAGTTGGCGATGGTATTACGGTTGACCATGATGAACGGTATGAACTGACAAATGAATTTTTAGACGTATGGCGCTCCCTATTGGCAGAGGAAGAAGTTGAATATGAAGGAAAACACTTACATATTGACGGCGGGCGTCTTATTTTTCCACCGGTTCAAACACCTCACCCTCCTATCTATTTTGGCGGATCCTCAGAGAAAGCTCTTTCTGTAGCCGCTAAACACTGTGATGTGTATTTAACATGGGGGGAACCCGTTGATGCAGTAAAAGAAAAAATCAATAGAGTAAAAGCACTGGCTGAAAAAGAAGGACGTACCCTAACCTTCGGCATTCGTTTACATGTCATTGTTCGTGAAACGGAAGAAGAAGCTTGGCAAGCAGCCAATGAATTAATTAAATATGTGGATGACGAGACAATTGAATCCGCACAAAGGGAATTGAGTAAACATGTTTCAGAGGGGCAACGTCGTATGCTAGCACTTTCTAGTGGAAGTAAAGACAATTTGGAAATCAGCCCTAACTTATGGGCGGGTGTCGGTCTAGTACGTGCTGGTGCTGGGACGGCATTAGTCGGTGACCCGATAACGGTGGCCGAACGCCTGAAAGAATACCAAGCCGTTGGCATCGACACCTTCATTTTATCTGGGTATCCACATCTGGAGGAAGCCTATCGTGTAGCCGAATTATTATTCCCTCATTTACCTATGAACTCGATTCAGGAGAGGGAGCAAAAGCAAGCTGCTAAATTTAATCACGGAGTGGTCATTGCAGATAGCATACATCCAACTAAATAG
- a CDS encoding DinB family protein: MIEAYKSDWQNYSIEQLQYINAKGVWTICQMYDHLIAVAHEYLDNVELCAKAEAEHGLGKTEFGERLYRNGGFPPIKIKLPDEMNAPPNNQDSMEKLTTRLDHVKNRLQEWEWKVGAINPNLKVKHGGFGWLNAQEWHDLVGMHFHHHLRQKAELELHIENGKKEYTKY, encoded by the coding sequence ATGATAGAAGCCTATAAAAGTGATTGGCAAAACTATTCCATCGAGCAACTGCAATATATAAATGCCAAGGGAGTTTGGACCATCTGTCAGATGTACGACCATTTAATAGCCGTCGCCCATGAGTATCTTGATAACGTGGAACTTTGTGCGAAAGCGGAAGCGGAGCATGGGCTCGGGAAAACGGAATTTGGTGAGCGGTTATATCGAAATGGCGGCTTTCCTCCGATTAAGATCAAGTTACCGGATGAAATGAACGCCCCGCCAAATAATCAAGATAGTATGGAAAAGCTTACAACAAGGCTGGATCATGTAAAGAACAGATTGCAGGAATGGGAATGGAAGGTGGGTGCGATTAACCCAAACCTCAAAGTGAAGCATGGGGGCTTCGGCTGGCTGAATGCGCAGGAATGGCATGATTTGGTCGGCATGCATTTCCATCATCATTTGCGCCAAAAGGCCGAACTCGAACTCCATATTGAAAATGGAAAAAAAGAATATACAAAATATTGA
- a CDS encoding GNAT family N-acetyltransferase, which translates to MEIKIDDLNGSEVIALVSEHLHGMTLHSPPDSIHALNLEALRKPEITFWSVWEGDQLVGCGALKEIDGQHGEIKSMRTSSSHLRKGVAKQLLEYIMEVAKQRGYRRLSLETGSMDAFEPARRLYASIGFQYCKPFSDYIEDPNSVFMKKEL; encoded by the coding sequence ATGGAAATTAAAATAGATGATTTGAATGGATCTGAAGTGATTGCACTGGTGAGCGAGCACCTCCATGGTATGACCCTGCATTCCCCTCCAGACAGTATACATGCCCTAAATCTTGAGGCATTGAGAAAACCAGAAATTACATTCTGGAGTGTATGGGAAGGAGATCAATTAGTTGGATGCGGGGCACTTAAAGAAATTGATGGTCAACATGGAGAGATAAAATCAATGCGAACATCTTCATCACATCTAAGAAAGGGTGTGGCAAAACAGCTGCTTGAATACATAATGGAAGTAGCCAAGCAACGTGGCTATCGGCGCTTAAGTTTGGAAACGGGATCAATGGATGCTTTCGAACCAGCAAGAAGACTTTACGCAAGTATCGGATTCCAATATTGTAAGCCGTTTTCCGATTACATCGAGGACCCAAATAGCGTATTTATGAAAAAGGAACTGTAA
- a CDS encoding zinc-dependent alcohol dehydrogenase family protein — translation MRALVIEEPYKAVVKEVPYPVPHSGEVTIKVKHTGICGTDIHIYKGEFLSPYPIIPGHEFSGVIHEIGENVTGFHVGERVTADPSLFCGECEYCLTHRGNQCTNWGALGNTTDGSMAEYVKVPARNVFKLPDSLSFEEAAFIEPMACVVHAMNRLDLQVGERVLLFGAGAMGQQLIQSLKMAGASELVVVDLDQAKLDMGLEWGATKGVLSHEMETELNQEKYPHGFDVVVDATGIPSVIERAFDYIGKTGKYLQFGVTAQDAKISLDPFKLYNNDWTVLGSMAINYTFIPAFHWVKEGRIQLKPLISDQLSLEETIDYLQGNRSSSQFKVQVEIEK, via the coding sequence ATGAGAGCATTAGTGATTGAAGAGCCTTATAAAGCAGTCGTGAAGGAAGTTCCTTATCCTGTACCGCATTCCGGCGAGGTAACGATCAAAGTGAAGCATACCGGTATATGTGGCACCGATATCCATATTTACAAAGGGGAATTCCTGTCTCCCTATCCGATCATTCCAGGACATGAATTTTCTGGTGTCATTCATGAAATCGGAGAAAATGTAACAGGCTTTCATGTAGGTGAACGCGTAACCGCTGATCCTTCTTTATTTTGCGGCGAATGTGAATATTGCTTAACCCATCGCGGTAATCAGTGTACTAATTGGGGCGCCCTCGGCAATACCACTGATGGCAGCATGGCTGAATATGTAAAAGTCCCGGCTCGAAATGTCTTCAAATTACCTGATTCCCTTTCATTTGAAGAAGCTGCCTTCATCGAGCCGATGGCCTGTGTCGTGCATGCCATGAACCGGCTCGATCTCCAGGTGGGGGAACGCGTTTTATTATTTGGGGCTGGTGCAATGGGACAACAATTGATTCAATCCTTGAAGATGGCCGGTGCTTCAGAGCTTGTCGTCGTCGATCTTGATCAGGCAAAGTTGGATATGGGGCTCGAGTGGGGAGCTACAAAAGGGGTACTCAGCCACGAAATGGAAACAGAGCTGAATCAAGAAAAATACCCGCATGGTTTCGATGTTGTTGTTGATGCTACCGGAATCCCTTCCGTCATCGAACGGGCATTTGACTACATCGGAAAAACCGGTAAATACCTTCAGTTTGGCGTGACTGCCCAAGATGCCAAGATCTCACTCGATCCATTTAAATTGTATAATAATGATTGGACGGTTTTAGGTTCCATGGCAATCAACTACACCTTCATCCCTGCTTTCCACTGGGTGAAGGAAGGCCGGATCCAATTAAAGCCCCTTATTTCCGATCAGCTGTCGCTTGAGGAAACGATTGATTATTTACAAGGAAATCGCAGCAGCAGTCAATTTAAAGTCCAGGTAGAAATTGAAAAATAA
- a CDS encoding MFS transporter — protein sequence MAQPVVNDTGIQSVNTSKQLKLKEKIAYGLGDVGNNFLFDLGQIYLLKFYTDSLGLSSATAGLVFLITKIWDAFADITVGTWIDNRKNIGPKGKFRPFILYAAIPLALITIVSFTNPDFSLTGKTVWAFVTYMAFGTIYSISNIPYGSMVPAMTKDPVERAELASFRQAGSNLGLLITTVGFMPIVFMFNSESTGYVVAVSVFAFLGVLLQIYGYANVKERYVHEKPKETKVKLMDSYKGLLKNTPLLVLCLVNLFTFSAFNVKLAVQVYFCQYVLKNVSIVPYMGFFSIGCVFFGVALVPFMVKKVGKKFTYIVGCAIWAVGDISAYIFADNALIFIILACFAFFGSSFVNSLNWALVSDAVEYGEWKTGNRSEGVVYSFFTFCRKLSQAIAGFVPGLVLGLVGYVPNAVQSADVQQSIRGLMFIYPSTLAMATIAVVAIFYKLSDEKYNRIIKDLSERKDNVSM from the coding sequence ATGGCACAACCAGTAGTTAATGATACGGGGATACAATCGGTCAATACATCTAAACAGCTTAAACTTAAGGAGAAAATTGCTTACGGATTAGGAGATGTAGGTAATAATTTCTTGTTTGATCTTGGTCAAATTTACTTGCTCAAGTTTTATACGGACTCACTGGGTTTGTCGTCCGCAACAGCTGGTTTAGTCTTTTTGATAACGAAAATTTGGGATGCATTCGCGGATATCACGGTCGGCACATGGATTGATAACAGAAAGAATATTGGGCCTAAGGGTAAATTTCGCCCATTCATCCTGTATGCTGCGATTCCACTTGCTTTAATAACGATTGTCAGTTTTACGAATCCGGATTTCTCGCTGACAGGAAAAACTGTCTGGGCATTTGTAACCTACATGGCGTTCGGAACCATTTACAGCATCTCAAATATTCCTTATGGATCAATGGTACCTGCTATGACGAAAGATCCCGTGGAAAGGGCAGAATTGGCATCATTTAGGCAAGCGGGCTCAAATTTAGGACTTCTAATTACGACTGTAGGATTTATGCCTATTGTATTCATGTTCAATAGTGAATCTACTGGTTATGTCGTGGCTGTATCCGTTTTTGCCTTCTTGGGTGTCTTATTGCAAATTTACGGTTATGCCAACGTAAAAGAAAGATATGTGCACGAAAAACCAAAGGAAACAAAGGTCAAGTTGATGGACAGTTATAAAGGCTTATTAAAAAATACGCCTTTACTTGTTCTGTGCTTAGTAAATTTATTTACCTTTTCAGCTTTTAACGTCAAACTTGCTGTTCAGGTTTATTTTTGTCAGTATGTATTGAAAAACGTTTCTATTGTACCTTATATGGGCTTTTTTAGTATTGGATGCGTGTTCTTTGGCGTTGCACTCGTCCCTTTCATGGTCAAAAAAGTTGGTAAGAAGTTTACATATATAGTAGGTTGCGCCATATGGGCCGTAGGAGACATTTCAGCTTATATTTTTGCAGATAACGCATTGATTTTCATTATCCTAGCCTGCTTTGCTTTTTTTGGAAGTTCATTTGTAAACAGTTTAAACTGGGCTTTAGTTTCTGATGCTGTCGAATATGGAGAATGGAAAACCGGTAACAGATCCGAGGGCGTTGTTTATTCGTTCTTCACCTTCTGTCGTAAGCTTTCTCAAGCAATTGCAGGCTTCGTTCCCGGGCTTGTATTAGGTTTGGTCGGTTATGTGCCAAATGCGGTTCAATCTGCAGATGTACAGCAAAGTATTAGAGGGTTAATGTTTATCTATCCAAGCACTCTGGCCATGGCTACCATTGCAGTTGTCGCAATATTCTATAAACTATCGGACGAAAAATACAATCGTATCATTAAAGATCTTAGTGAACGTAAAGATAATGTTTCCATGTAG